The Humulus lupulus chromosome 4, drHumLupu1.1, whole genome shotgun sequence genome has a window encoding:
- the LOC133830517 gene encoding uncharacterized protein LOC133830517 isoform X1: protein MTRVLQWSHSKTVALLWFLSAIIFYSLFQMALLNSNSASSVWLVSNEDRRSKLYDGMARDLDEKGAAFLNHGETSQSLSLSDIFTLKDGTVEPVLKAANPPVRANVLYLSPDYSVPISETIKQIINPYFDKSIWFQNSSLYHFSMFHASHHIEPVPATENEIEAEAAAVRDVSKTLCPLNIVLDRVVLTSTGVLLGCWQVVSGTDPVTIRAKLRTALPHAPEKQLYDAAILHTSFARLLGPPKASATETHNSDLVKFFHELVDQLNKKLRGFKATVSELWYVEEYDVLALALNGKMNVRKIQLGCSRN from the exons ATGACCAGGGTTCTCCAGTGGAGCCACTCCAAGACTGTAGCTTTACTCTGGTTCCTCTCCGCCATAATCTTCTACTCTCTCTTCCAAATGGCTCTTCTAAATTCTAATTCCGCTTCTTCAG TTTGGTTGGTTTCAAATGAGGATCGGAGGTCGAAGTTGTATGATGGGATGGCTCGGGATTTGGATGAGAAGGGAGCGGCTTTTCTGAATCATGGTGAGACTTCTCAGTCTTTGTCACTTTCGGATATTTTTACTCTCAAGGATGGAACTGTGGAACCTGTTCTTAAg GCAGCTAATCCACCTGTTCGTGCTAATGTTTTGTATCTCAGCCCAGATTACTCAGTGCCTATCTC AGAGActataaaacaaataattaatccCTACTTCGACAAAT CTATCTGGTTTCAGAACTCAAGTTTGTACCATTTCAGCATGTTTCATGCCTCGCATCATATTGAGCCAGTTCCTGCTACTGAGAATGAG ATTGAAGCTGAGGCAGCTGCTGTTAGAGATGTTTCGAAGACTCTGTGCCCTTTAAACATTGTTTTAGATAGGGTGGTCTTAACGTCTACAGGTGTGCTTCTAGGGTGCTGGCAG GTAGTTTCTGGAACAGATCCAGTAACAATCCGTGCCAAACTGAGAACTGCACTTCCCCATGCACCAGAAAAGCAACTT TATGATGCTGCAATTCTTCACACATCATTTGCAAGGCTTCTTGGTCCACCGAAAGCTTCAGCCACG GAAACGCATAATTCAGATCTTGTCAAGTTCTTCCATGAACTAGTTGATCAACTAAACAAGAAACTCCGTGGATTTAAG GCTACAGTTTCTGAGCTCTGGTACGTGGAGGAATATGATGTTTTAGCCCTTGCTTTGAATGGAAAAATGAATGTTCGCAAAATTCAGCTTGGCTGCTCCCGAAACTGA
- the LOC133830517 gene encoding uncharacterized protein LOC133830517 isoform X2, with protein sequence MTRVLQWSHSKTVALLWFLSAIIFYSLFQMALLNSNSASSVWLVSNEDRRSKLYDGMARDLDEKGAAFLNHGETSQSLSLSDIFTLKDGTVEPVLKAANPPVRANVLYLSPDYSVPISMFHASHHIEPVPATENEIEAEAAAVRDVSKTLCPLNIVLDRVVLTSTGVLLGCWQVVSGTDPVTIRAKLRTALPHAPEKQLYDAAILHTSFARLLGPPKASATETHNSDLVKFFHELVDQLNKKLRGFKATVSELWYVEEYDVLALALNGKMNVRKIQLGCSRN encoded by the exons ATGACCAGGGTTCTCCAGTGGAGCCACTCCAAGACTGTAGCTTTACTCTGGTTCCTCTCCGCCATAATCTTCTACTCTCTCTTCCAAATGGCTCTTCTAAATTCTAATTCCGCTTCTTCAG TTTGGTTGGTTTCAAATGAGGATCGGAGGTCGAAGTTGTATGATGGGATGGCTCGGGATTTGGATGAGAAGGGAGCGGCTTTTCTGAATCATGGTGAGACTTCTCAGTCTTTGTCACTTTCGGATATTTTTACTCTCAAGGATGGAACTGTGGAACCTGTTCTTAAg GCAGCTAATCCACCTGTTCGTGCTAATGTTTTGTATCTCAGCCCAGATTACTCAGTGCCTATCTC CATGTTTCATGCCTCGCATCATATTGAGCCAGTTCCTGCTACTGAGAATGAG ATTGAAGCTGAGGCAGCTGCTGTTAGAGATGTTTCGAAGACTCTGTGCCCTTTAAACATTGTTTTAGATAGGGTGGTCTTAACGTCTACAGGTGTGCTTCTAGGGTGCTGGCAG GTAGTTTCTGGAACAGATCCAGTAACAATCCGTGCCAAACTGAGAACTGCACTTCCCCATGCACCAGAAAAGCAACTT TATGATGCTGCAATTCTTCACACATCATTTGCAAGGCTTCTTGGTCCACCGAAAGCTTCAGCCACG GAAACGCATAATTCAGATCTTGTCAAGTTCTTCCATGAACTAGTTGATCAACTAAACAAGAAACTCCGTGGATTTAAG GCTACAGTTTCTGAGCTCTGGTACGTGGAGGAATATGATGTTTTAGCCCTTGCTTTGAATGGAAAAATGAATGTTCGCAAAATTCAGCTTGGCTGCTCCCGAAACTGA